In Bacteroidota bacterium, a single genomic region encodes these proteins:
- a CDS encoding ComEC family competence protein, giving the protein MNFWHQASVVRLLFPFILGILAVVFFEFRIPFFEFSILPPLALLILFSHHKNVRFTYRFRWVNGILVSLLFFMCGAQLTISNTAINSENHYVHLLQKQNFALAQINEAPVDKGKSIRAEVKLIGMKQEDKWKTCFGKAMISLARDSMSTQLHYGDLLLLHTSFNAIPAPQNPSEFNYRRYLQFHNIHFQAYCKASAWINLKQNRGNVILKKCLALRDYLLKVFRENGISGQEYAVGAALILGYEDKLDAEIMNAYAASGALHVLSVSGLHIAIVLVILNSLLFFLDRFKRGSLLKALILLFLLWVYAALTGLSPSVLRSAAMFSLIIIGKSLDRHTNIYNTLATSMLALLIWNPFLLMEVGFQLSYLAVLGIVSFQAAIQGLWEPRNKLLQHIWTLTGVSIAAQLSTFPLGLFYFHQFPNYFLLSNLIVIPVSTAVLYLGVAVCLLAKLKLATVFLCKLLSGSLWFLNAAVLFFEQLPHSVIQGISLTVLESSLLYMLMGSFFLFFSFRKIVFLISGCAVVGLLLVALVVEKYAQLQQEKWVIYNVKNHSAIDFITGDKNYFFADNALLQNEGRMLFHVKHNWWDLGLSYSHYFDQRHLQSGFQSPVLKSKNFIIQFNAKKIIYICPQNVEQIKSILIAEPIDYIVLSANVKIHIGKLHERIKFKKVIFDSSNSKGKIRFWKEQCKVLKMEYYDVLEQGAFVEEL; this is encoded by the coding sequence ATGAACTTTTGGCACCAAGCTTCGGTTGTACGTTTGCTGTTTCCCTTTATTCTAGGGATTCTTGCAGTAGTGTTTTTTGAATTTCGTATACCTTTTTTTGAGTTTAGTATTTTACCTCCGCTTGCCCTTCTCATCCTTTTTTCACACCACAAAAATGTGCGTTTTACCTATCGGTTTCGGTGGGTAAATGGAATTTTGGTGAGCCTGCTTTTTTTTATGTGTGGGGCGCAACTTACGATTTCAAACACAGCGATTAATTCGGAGAATCATTATGTGCATTTGCTTCAAAAACAAAATTTTGCCTTAGCACAAATCAACGAAGCCCCTGTTGATAAAGGGAAATCCATTAGAGCAGAAGTTAAACTAATTGGAATGAAGCAAGAAGATAAGTGGAAGACTTGCTTTGGAAAAGCCATGATCTCTTTGGCGCGCGACAGCATGAGCACTCAATTGCACTATGGAGATTTGTTGCTTTTACATACCTCCTTTAACGCAATACCTGCACCACAGAACCCATCTGAATTTAATTATCGGCGTTATTTACAATTTCACAACATCCATTTTCAGGCGTATTGCAAAGCTTCTGCTTGGATAAATTTAAAACAAAACCGAGGAAATGTAATTCTTAAAAAGTGTTTGGCACTTCGGGATTATTTGCTGAAGGTGTTTCGCGAAAATGGTATTTCAGGGCAAGAATACGCTGTGGGTGCCGCTTTGATTTTGGGCTACGAAGATAAGTTGGATGCCGAAATTATGAATGCTTATGCCGCTAGTGGGGCTTTGCATGTGCTTTCGGTTTCGGGATTGCACATTGCTATTGTGTTGGTTATACTTAATTCGCTCTTGTTTTTTTTAGATAGATTTAAAAGAGGTAGCTTACTTAAGGCGCTAATTTTATTGTTTTTACTCTGGGTTTATGCAGCCTTAACAGGGCTTTCACCTTCGGTATTGCGTTCAGCTGCTATGTTTTCGCTCATTATTATTGGTAAGTCACTGGATCGCCATACCAATATATACAACACATTGGCTACCTCCATGTTGGCACTTTTAATTTGGAATCCCTTTTTGCTTATGGAGGTGGGATTTCAGTTGTCGTATCTTGCCGTGCTTGGCATAGTAAGTTTTCAGGCCGCGATACAAGGACTATGGGAACCGCGCAACAAGCTACTGCAACACATTTGGACCCTCACCGGCGTTTCGATTGCTGCACAGCTCAGTACTTTTCCGCTCGGACTATTTTATTTTCATCAATTTCCGAACTATTTTTTACTCTCCAATTTAATTGTTATTCCGGTTTCTACTGCTGTACTTTATTTGGGCGTTGCTGTGTGTTTGTTAGCTAAACTAAAATTGGCAACGGTGTTTTTGTGTAAACTGCTTTCGGGATCGTTGTGGTTTTTAAATGCGGCTGTTCTGTTTTTCGAACAATTGCCGCATTCGGTGATTCAAGGAATATCTTTAACTGTTCTCGAAAGCTCTTTACTGTATATGTTAATGGGCAGTTTTTTTCTTTTTTTTAGTTTTCGGAAAATTGTGTTTTTAATAAGCGGATGTGCAGTTGTTGGGCTCTTGCTAGTTGCTTTAGTAGTTGAAAAGTATGCTCAGCTGCAGCAAGAAAAATGGGTTATTTATAATGTGAAGAATCACAGTGCAATTGATTTTATAACAGGAGATAAAAATTATTTTTTTGCCGACAATGCATTGCTTCAAAATGAGGGTAGGATGCTTTTTCATGTCAAGCACAATTGGTGGGACCTTGGTTTAAGTTATTCGCACTACTTTGATCAACGCCATTTGCAATCGGGTTTTCAATCGCCGGTTTTAAAAAGCAAGAACTTTATTATTCAGTTCAATGCTAAAAAAATAATTTATATATGTCCTCAAAATGTGGAACAAATTAAATCGATTTTAATTGCAGAGCCTATTGATTATATTGTGCTTTCAGCAAATGTGAAAATACACATCGGTAAGTTGCATGAACGTATAAAATTTAAAAAGGTAATTTTTGATTCCAGCAATTCTAAGGGCAAAATTCGATTTTGGAAAGAGCAATGCAAGGTGCTGAAAATGGAGTATTACGATGTATTAGAACAAGGAGCATTTGTGGAGGAATTATAA
- a CDS encoding cold shock domain-containing protein translates to MTTGTVKFFNVTKGFGFIKADDTQQEVFVHATGLVDQIREDDKVTFEITEGKRGLNAINVKRA, encoded by the coding sequence ATGACAACAGGTACAGTAAAATTTTTCAACGTAACAAAAGGCTTTGGCTTTATTAAAGCTGATGATACGCAACAAGAAGTGTTTGTTCACGCAACAGGTTTAGTAGACCAAATCCGTGAAGACGACAAAGTAACTTTCGAAATTACCGAAGGTAAACGAGGGTTAAATGCAATTAATGTAAAAAGAGCTTAA
- a CDS encoding SpoIID/LytB domain-containing protein, whose amino-acid sequence MKSILTAACLLISLVANSATVTIGVFNELKVSALVLSVESGKYSVFMDGVKRMSADENAVYQLVLENDSIRIKTMDKNYGKFKRIEFNGNDTGALKLKCINPSKPAKRYDNDFLFFVEANQIKLRNKVDLEKYLAGVVEVEAGPSLTPEYYKVQAIICRTYALSNMRRHETENFNLCDNVHCQAYKGFNNLNPAIETAAFATKNLVLVDSKSELITTAFHSNCGGETCNSEDVWGMPRPYLRSVQDTFCLRQRNAKWTKKVAKQEWNSYLAQNCKPCATDTSALCCDFNQEHRSLFIEIDSTKILLKNIRNDLKLKSAFFSIQLQPDSLLFVGKGYGHGVGLCQEGAIQMAKQGLSYSRILHFYYKDVDIINLSRLHFFKE is encoded by the coding sequence GTGAAAAGCATTCTGACTGCAGCATGTTTACTGATTTCTTTAGTTGCAAATTCCGCAACAGTAACAATTGGTGTGTTTAATGAGCTAAAGGTGAGCGCTCTTGTGCTTAGTGTGGAAAGCGGCAAGTATTCAGTGTTTATGGATGGTGTTAAACGCATGTCTGCGGATGAAAATGCAGTTTATCAATTGGTGCTCGAAAATGATTCTATCCGCATAAAAACAATGGACAAGAATTATGGAAAGTTCAAACGAATAGAATTTAATGGAAACGACACGGGTGCGCTCAAACTTAAATGTATTAATCCCTCAAAGCCAGCTAAACGTTACGACAATGATTTCTTGTTTTTTGTGGAAGCCAATCAGATTAAACTGCGTAATAAGGTGGATTTGGAAAAATACCTTGCCGGAGTAGTGGAGGTGGAAGCAGGTCCAAGTTTAACACCTGAGTATTATAAGGTACAAGCAATCATTTGCAGAACCTATGCATTAAGTAATATGCGGCGGCATGAGACCGAGAATTTCAACCTTTGCGACAATGTGCATTGCCAAGCATATAAAGGTTTTAATAACTTGAATCCCGCCATTGAAACGGCTGCCTTCGCCACCAAAAATCTGGTACTTGTTGACAGCAAATCGGAATTAATTACCACCGCTTTTCATAGTAATTGCGGAGGTGAAACCTGTAATTCGGAAGATGTTTGGGGAATGCCCAGGCCCTATTTACGCAGTGTACAGGACACTTTTTGTTTGCGTCAACGCAATGCGAAATGGACCAAAAAGGTGGCCAAGCAAGAATGGAACAGCTATTTGGCACAAAACTGTAAACCCTGTGCTACGGATACTTCAGCCTTGTGCTGCGATTTTAATCAAGAGCACCGTAGCCTTTTTATTGAAATAGACAGTACAAAAATTCTACTCAAAAATATCCGAAACGACTTAAAATTAAAATCTGCTTTTTTCTCCATACAACTTCAGCCTGACTCTTTGTTATTTGTTGGAAAGGGTTATGGACACGGGGTTGGATTATGCCAGGAAGGGGCCATACAAATGGCAAAACAAGGATTAAGCTATAGCAGGATTCTACATTTTTATTACAAAGATGTGGATATCATTAACCTCAGCAGACTGCATTTTTTTAAAGAATAG
- the lpxB gene encoding lipid-A-disaccharide synthase: MKYYIIAGEASGDLHGSNLLRELKVLDKQAEFRGWGGDLMQAQGAALVKHYRDLAFMGFVEVLANLRTILKNIDFCKSDLLQARPDVLILIDYPGFNLRIAEFAKAQGIRVFYYISPQIWAWKQSRVHKIKRFVERMFVILPFEKDFYAKFDYPVDFVGHPLLDAIANSNNTALAAEIKTDKPIVALLPGSRKQEVLQSLPVMLKMIAKFPTAHFVLAAAPSLHPEFYKTLTQGYSVQLVQNNTYGVLQQAKAALVTSGTATLETALFQVPEVVCYKGSKVSYWIARQLVKVKYISLVNLIMDSLVVTELIQNDFTEERLETELKNLLENEVYLAQLKANYNSLIVKLGGSGASAKTATLMFQYLTEKK, translated from the coding sequence TTGAAATACTACATCATTGCAGGAGAAGCCTCCGGAGATTTACACGGTTCCAATTTACTGCGCGAATTAAAAGTACTGGATAAGCAAGCCGAGTTTCGCGGTTGGGGTGGTGATTTGATGCAGGCCCAAGGTGCTGCGCTAGTGAAACATTACCGCGATTTAGCGTTTATGGGATTTGTAGAAGTATTAGCGAACCTTCGCACCATCCTTAAAAACATTGATTTTTGTAAAAGCGATTTGCTTCAAGCAAGGCCGGATGTGTTAATTTTAATTGACTATCCGGGTTTTAACCTGCGTATTGCCGAGTTCGCTAAAGCACAAGGAATACGTGTATTTTATTATATATCGCCTCAAATATGGGCGTGGAAACAATCGCGGGTGCATAAAATAAAACGCTTTGTAGAACGCATGTTTGTGATTCTTCCATTTGAAAAGGATTTTTATGCGAAGTTTGATTATCCGGTCGATTTTGTAGGTCATCCCTTGTTAGATGCCATAGCCAATTCAAATAACACTGCCTTAGCAGCCGAAATTAAGACGGATAAGCCAATTGTGGCGCTGCTCCCGGGAAGTCGAAAGCAAGAAGTGTTGCAATCCCTTCCGGTGATGTTGAAAATGATTGCTAAGTTTCCAACTGCTCATTTTGTACTTGCGGCTGCACCGTCCTTACATCCTGAATTTTACAAAACACTCACACAGGGGTATTCGGTTCAGCTTGTTCAAAATAATACGTATGGAGTGTTGCAGCAAGCAAAAGCGGCGCTGGTTACTTCAGGCACCGCGACGCTCGAAACCGCTTTGTTTCAAGTACCCGAAGTGGTGTGTTATAAAGGCAGCAAAGTTTCCTATTGGATTGCTCGCCAATTGGTGAAAGTGAAATACATTTCGCTGGTAAATTTAATTATGGATAGCCTTGTGGTAACCGAATTAATTCAAAACGATTTCACCGAAGAAAGATTGGAAACTGAATTAAAAAACCTGCTGGAGAATGAAGTGTACCTTGCGCAATTGAAAGCCAACTATAACTCACTCATTGTAAAGTTAGGAGGCAGCGGAGCATCTGCAAAAACAGCAACCTTAATGTTTCAATACCTAACAGAGAAAAAGTGA
- a CDS encoding T9SS type A sorting domain-containing protein codes for MASDTGVASLATFNVPLNSPVGTTGMRIRTRTSGNPNGAGDACTLGYFSGECENYTITITAAPPCSPTPVAGQTISNDDTVCYFNTFTLSLSGATVAAGITYEWQSSPDNTTWTSLPFGTNSTFTYSQYVATYYRCLLRCSGGAPSTSASKKIEMVAPVYYDFMAGTIYVQNFDNWVDACDNHDVPSENWKNTPSTGNTSWRRQDEGYTRGAWSFPSAIITPRTGSGCAAFHTTASPNLAPPIYGDLDLYLNCINFSSIDFSFWYYKVCCVIGYDTLYIDYSTNGGFTFSPAAQFLLNDTLHPGPSAWKQRVAAAIPVNNSPTVIIRIRESGDLAGTDDTGIDDVKVDGVLGTANRDLDLSNIAFMPNPSNGNVTLRCSNKSFSKSTLQLMDLTGRVVYSEAIQNAASNWSAVMDWSNQTKGIYIVKLISDTKVYTQKIVLE; via the coding sequence TTGGCCAGTGATACAGGTGTAGCTTCCTTGGCTACTTTTAACGTGCCATTAAATTCACCGGTAGGTACCACCGGAATGCGTATACGCACACGTACATCGGGTAATCCAAATGGGGCAGGTGATGCCTGTACCTTGGGCTATTTTTCGGGCGAATGTGAAAATTACACCATAACAATAACTGCAGCCCCTCCATGCAGTCCTACCCCTGTTGCCGGCCAAACTATTTCCAACGATGATACCGTTTGCTATTTCAATACTTTTACCTTATCGCTAAGTGGCGCTACAGTTGCAGCCGGAATTACTTACGAATGGCAATCCTCTCCCGATAATACCACTTGGACTTCGCTGCCGTTTGGAACAAATTCAACATTTACCTACTCACAATATGTAGCCACTTATTACCGTTGCTTATTGCGTTGCAGTGGAGGTGCACCTTCGACATCAGCTTCCAAGAAAATTGAAATGGTAGCTCCGGTGTATTATGATTTTATGGCGGGTACCATTTATGTTCAAAACTTCGATAATTGGGTGGATGCCTGCGATAACCACGATGTGCCTTCTGAAAACTGGAAGAATACACCTTCTACAGGAAATACCTCCTGGCGCCGTCAAGATGAAGGTTATACCAGAGGTGCCTGGTCTTTTCCAAGTGCTATCATAACTCCGCGCACAGGTAGCGGTTGTGCTGCATTTCATACCACCGCTTCTCCAAATTTAGCACCTCCCATTTATGGAGACCTTGATTTATATTTGAACTGCATAAATTTTTCGAGTATTGATTTTTCATTCTGGTATTATAAAGTGTGCTGTGTAATTGGTTACGATACTTTGTATATTGATTACTCTACAAATGGAGGATTTACATTTAGCCCGGCAGCGCAGTTTTTGCTGAATGATACCTTACACCCCGGCCCATCCGCATGGAAACAAAGAGTGGCAGCTGCTATTCCGGTAAATAACTCCCCAACAGTAATTATTCGCATCCGTGAGTCGGGCGACCTAGCCGGAACAGACGATACCGGAATTGATGATGTGAAAGTAGATGGCGTTTTAGGGACTGCTAATCGGGATTTAGATTTGAGTAACATTGCATTTATGCCCAATCCATCAAATGGGAATGTTACTTTACGTTGCAGTAACAAAAGCTTTAGCAAGTCTACACTACAGTTGATGGATTTAACCGGAAGAGTGGTGTATTCTGAAGCCATTCAAAACGCAGCCTCTAATTGGAGTGCAGTAATGGATTGGAGCAATCAGACAAAGGGAATTTATATTGTGAAATTGATTAGCGATACAAAAGTGTACACTCAAAAAATTGTATTGGAATAA
- a CDS encoding T9SS type A sorting domain-containing protein, which yields MELLILAPNLFRYCNSSTNPSGALITNHANGGTGPTSTGKFSMTWALTAGKIYYLLMDGGYNAGLGTGDRCYFDMTLTNVNPLVGVVVLPIRLISFKGKNRDGSNILDWATSSEENNSYFTLERSKEGDNFESIARKDGAGNSNTTLNYQVEDNNPLTGVNYYRLRMTDTQGMNTYSDIISVYSSTGKMIDFQGIHPNPANGSIFADFYVNVNTTLTVEVRDISGKFVKSFNSSVDAGKNSLEADIKDIDNGLYFITIRDIKSGEAYTTRFVKN from the coding sequence ATGGAACTACTTATTCTAGCACCAAACTTATTTAGATATTGCAATTCATCAACCAACCCAAGTGGTGCTTTAATTACAAACCATGCTAATGGAGGTACAGGACCAACCAGCACAGGGAAATTCTCAATGACTTGGGCATTAACTGCCGGTAAAATTTACTACTTGTTAATGGATGGAGGCTATAACGCTGGTTTAGGAACCGGCGACCGTTGTTATTTTGACATGACTTTAACCAATGTGAATCCATTGGTTGGCGTAGTGGTATTGCCAATTCGACTAATAAGCTTTAAAGGTAAAAACAGGGATGGAAGCAATATATTAGATTGGGCAACCTCCAGCGAAGAAAATAACAGTTACTTTACCCTAGAGCGTTCAAAGGAAGGCGATAATTTTGAAAGCATTGCGCGTAAAGATGGTGCCGGAAACAGCAATACAACGTTAAATTACCAAGTAGAAGATAATAATCCGTTAACCGGAGTAAATTACTACCGTTTGCGCATGACAGATACACAAGGCATGAATACGTATTCCGATATTATTTCAGTTTACTCTTCAACCGGTAAAATGATTGATTTTCAAGGTATTCACCCAAATCCGGCCAACGGAAGTATTTTTGCCGATTTTTATGTGAATGTAAACACTACACTTACTGTGGAAGTGCGCGACATTTCAGGAAAGTTTGTTAAATCCTTTAATTCAAGCGTGGATGCAGGTAAAAATAGTTTGGAAGCCGACATTAAAGATATTGATAACGGCTTGTATTTTATTACCATTCGCGATATAAAATCAGGAGAAGCCTATACCACCCGATTTGTAAAAAATTAA
- the purQ gene encoding phosphoribosylformylglycinamidine synthase subunit PurQ: MKFGVVVFPGSNCDQDVIYVLQTIMKQRVVQLWHKDSDLQNCDFIVLPGGFSFGDYLRSGAIARFSPIMEKVIEFANTGGNVLGICNGFQILCEAGLLPGALLHNNSQQFVSKNTFIKSQTANSRITAAINKNKALKIPVAHGEGRFYTDEETLKKLNAQDQILFRYCDENGQISDASNPNGSFENIAGICNHQRNVFGMMPHPERAADKELRNLDGKLIFDSILSLVKAY, encoded by the coding sequence ATGAAATTTGGCGTTGTTGTGTTTCCCGGCTCTAATTGTGATCAGGATGTAATTTATGTGCTTCAAACTATTATGAAGCAAAGAGTAGTACAACTTTGGCACAAGGACAGTGATCTTCAAAATTGCGATTTTATTGTACTTCCAGGAGGATTTTCATTTGGCGACTATCTTCGTTCCGGCGCCATTGCGCGCTTTTCGCCCATTATGGAAAAAGTTATTGAATTTGCAAACACGGGTGGAAATGTCTTAGGCATTTGTAACGGCTTTCAAATATTGTGTGAGGCAGGTTTACTGCCGGGTGCCTTGCTGCACAATAACTCGCAACAATTTGTATCAAAAAACACTTTTATAAAATCTCAAACTGCTAATTCTCGCATCACAGCAGCCATCAATAAAAATAAAGCTTTAAAAATTCCTGTTGCGCATGGTGAAGGTCGTTTTTATACCGATGAGGAGACACTCAAAAAGTTAAATGCGCAAGACCAAATTTTATTTCGCTATTGCGATGAAAATGGCCAAATATCTGACGCTTCTAACCCGAATGGCTCGTTCGAAAATATAGCAGGAATTTGTAACCACCAACGCAACGTTTTTGGCATGATGCCGCATCCCGAAAGAGCAGCAGATAAAGAATTACGTAACCTTGACGGAAAGCTTATTTTTGATTCTATATTAAGTTTGGTAAAAGCTTATTAA
- the purD gene encoding phosphoribosylamine--glycine ligase, whose product MNVLILGSGGRESAFAWKIAQSKLLKQLYIAPGNAGTLQYGINIDLLETDFDAVKKLVLEKSISLVLVGPETPLVNGIHDFFLNDEKLKKVHIIGPRMQAAQLEGSKDFSKKFMLRHNIPTAKYQTIISQTIAEGYTFLESLSPPYVLKADGLAGGKGVLILNDLHEAKKELNEILFSKKFGNAGSSVVIEEFLQGIELSVFVITDGVSYKILPSAKDYKRVGEGDTGPNTGGMGAISPVPFADFKFMNKVEQSIIIPTIKGLKKEKIPYQGFIFIGLMNVGGNPYVIEYNCRMGDPETEAIIPRLESDFLDLLKGVASKTLRKRQILISEKTAATVMLVADGYPGKYKKGHEISNLDTVKNAMVFHAGTKIYKNKVQTNGGRVLAISSLGDTIEEALQVSLTNARLIDFEGKNFRKDIGKDLLR is encoded by the coding sequence ATGAATGTGTTGATTCTTGGTTCCGGCGGCCGCGAAAGCGCTTTTGCGTGGAAAATTGCCCAATCTAAACTTCTCAAACAACTTTATATTGCACCCGGAAATGCCGGAACCTTGCAGTATGGAATAAATATAGACCTACTAGAAACAGATTTCGATGCGGTAAAAAAATTGGTTCTCGAAAAATCAATCTCCTTGGTTTTGGTGGGTCCGGAAACACCTCTCGTAAATGGAATTCATGATTTTTTCCTAAACGATGAAAAGCTCAAAAAGGTACATATAATAGGCCCTCGCATGCAAGCAGCGCAGTTGGAAGGAAGTAAGGATTTTTCGAAAAAATTTATGTTGCGACACAACATACCTACAGCCAAGTACCAAACCATTATTTCACAAACGATTGCCGAAGGCTACACATTCCTCGAAAGCTTAAGCCCTCCCTATGTATTAAAAGCAGATGGATTGGCTGGAGGCAAGGGAGTTTTAATTCTCAACGATTTGCACGAAGCCAAAAAGGAATTGAATGAAATTTTGTTCAGTAAAAAATTTGGAAATGCAGGTAGTTCTGTTGTGATCGAAGAATTTTTACAAGGCATCGAACTATCTGTATTTGTAATTACCGATGGTGTGTCATATAAAATTCTGCCAAGTGCAAAAGATTATAAACGTGTTGGGGAAGGCGATACCGGTCCTAATACAGGCGGAATGGGAGCTATAAGTCCCGTGCCTTTTGCGGATTTTAAGTTTATGAACAAAGTGGAACAAAGCATCATTATACCCACCATTAAAGGACTAAAAAAAGAAAAAATACCCTATCAAGGTTTTATTTTTATTGGCTTGATGAATGTGGGTGGTAATCCCTATGTTATTGAATACAATTGTCGCATGGGCGACCCCGAAACCGAAGCAATTATTCCCCGGCTTGAATCTGATTTTTTAGATTTATTAAAAGGTGTGGCATCTAAAACCTTGAGAAAAAGACAAATACTTATTTCAGAAAAAACTGCTGCAACTGTTATGCTTGTCGCTGATGGATATCCGGGCAAGTACAAAAAAGGCCATGAAATAAGCAATTTGGATACAGTGAAAAATGCCATGGTATTTCATGCCGGAACTAAAATATATAAAAATAAAGTGCAAACAAATGGGGGTAGAGTGTTGGCGATTAGCTCCTTAGGGGATACAATTGAAGAAGCCTTGCAAGTGTCGTTAACAAATGCAAGGCTTATAGATTTTGAAGGAAAAAACTTTAGAAAAGATATAGGTAAAGATTTACTTCGTTAA
- a CDS encoding (Fe-S)-binding protein: MIVDLFIPCYIDQFYPDTALNMIKVLEKVGCAVNYNPEQTCCGQPSFNLGFWDEAKEVGDKFIREFQNDRYIVCPSTSCVGFVKNQYNDMFHNSVLHNEFKQIQKNMFEFSDFLVNVLKITNLGATLNGVGTYHDSCTALRNYGIKKEPRVLLEKVRGLRLVEMKTPEACCGFGGGFSVKMEPLAVSMAMQKIEDAESTQADFLISTDSSCLMHIESVLRKNQKPLKIMHLADVLASGWD, from the coding sequence ATGATTGTAGATTTATTTATACCCTGTTATATCGATCAGTTTTATCCCGACACTGCACTTAACATGATTAAAGTGCTTGAAAAAGTGGGTTGTGCCGTAAATTACAATCCGGAGCAAACTTGTTGTGGGCAACCATCTTTTAACTTGGGATTTTGGGATGAAGCAAAAGAAGTAGGAGATAAATTTATACGTGAATTTCAAAACGACCGCTATATAGTTTGCCCTTCAACTTCATGTGTTGGATTTGTTAAGAACCAATATAACGACATGTTTCACAATTCGGTATTGCACAATGAATTTAAACAAATACAAAAGAATATGTTTGAATTCAGTGATTTTTTAGTGAATGTCTTAAAAATCACCAACCTTGGTGCAACCCTTAACGGAGTGGGCACCTACCATGATTCCTGCACAGCCTTGCGGAATTATGGAATTAAAAAAGAACCCCGCGTATTATTAGAAAAAGTGCGTGGACTTCGTTTAGTTGAAATGAAAACACCAGAAGCATGCTGTGGTTTTGGTGGGGGATTTTCCGTTAAAATGGAACCTTTAGCAGTGAGTATGGCAATGCAAAAAATTGAAGATGCAGAAAGTACTCAGGCTGATTTTTTAATCTCAACCGACTCGTCTTGCTTGATGCACATAGAAAGTGTACTACGTAAAAATCAAAAGCCACTAAAAATTATGCACCTTGCTGATGTATTGGCTTCGGGATGGGATTGA
- the ung gene encoding uracil-DNA glycosylase, producing the protein MATTIEESWKKYLKAEFEAHYFAQLKDFLLDEKSKYRIFPPGSKIFNAFNSTPFNNIKVVIIGQDPYHGAGQANGLCFSVSDGIKHPPSLQNIFKELNQDLNLPIPLSGNLEPWAKQGVLLLNSTLTVRESMAASHQGKGWEQFTDAVIRAISEYKEGIVFLLWGKFAQSKIPLIDTHKHFILQAAHPSPFSAYNGFFGCKHFSKTNYILAENGGTPIDWRIDS; encoded by the coding sequence ATGGCAACAACAATTGAAGAGAGTTGGAAAAAATATTTAAAGGCGGAATTTGAAGCACATTATTTTGCGCAACTAAAGGACTTTTTATTAGATGAAAAAAGCAAATACCGCATTTTTCCTCCCGGCTCAAAAATTTTTAATGCGTTCAACAGTACACCATTCAATAATATAAAAGTGGTTATCATTGGGCAAGATCCCTACCATGGAGCTGGGCAGGCCAATGGACTCTGTTTTTCGGTTTCGGATGGGATAAAGCATCCACCTAGTTTGCAAAATATATTTAAAGAATTGAATCAAGATTTAAATCTTCCAATACCGCTTTCAGGAAATTTGGAACCTTGGGCGAAACAAGGTGTGCTATTGCTTAATAGCACCTTAACTGTGCGAGAGAGCATGGCCGCATCCCATCAAGGGAAAGGATGGGAACAATTTACAGATGCTGTAATTCGAGCTATTTCGGAGTATAAAGAAGGTATTGTTTTTTTGCTCTGGGGAAAATTTGCACAATCAAAAATTCCATTAATTGACACGCACAAACATTTTATTTTGCAAGCAGCGCATCCCTCACCCTTTTCTGCATACAATGGTTTCTTCGGGTGCAAACATTTTTCAAAAACTAACTATATCCTTGCGGAAAATGGCGGCACACCCATAGATTGGAGAATTGATTCTTGA